The DNA segment AAAACAGCGAgcaaagatgctaaaaaagcCAGAAACACCATCCTCCTCCAcgttttccagctgctgctctgtatgGCTTCATATGCGACCCCCCAGTTGAAAGATGCTCTGCAGCAGTGGTTTCCTAAGAGTTTCACAGACTCCTTGTTCGTTTGCTACATCATTGTACAGATCCTGCCAAGATCTATCAGTCCCATCATCTATGGCTTACGAGACAACACTTTCAGAAAGTActtaaaaaggatctgttgtgtaAAGTCGGCATAAATTAAACAACCAGAATAGTTCAAACTTTTGATAAACACAGGGTTTCACAAACATCTTTATTGCCTTCACACTATTGATATGTACGTATTTTTGTAAATCCAAACTTATGAATGTTGATGTGAATAAGACATTACATGCAGaagctgtacagtatgtctatTATGTATGCAAGTTATTCAGTGTTTCAGAGATACTGCTGCACAGTGTGCAAGATATTTGTTCAAAATACACTGCTGCAAGATTGATCAATCAAGTTTTGAATAGATATACtttatcaagaataaatcacattgtcaatcatttcatgagtagaggtaaaaaatattttattccaactttatgggcaacggTGTAGAACAACTCCAATTGgtcatcattattttatttttctaaataacTTTCTGTTGTTGCTTGATGTGCATGGATGTAACTTATGAAATGCTGCATGCATGTGCTCATGTGACACagagaaatattaaagttatcaaacctgtcagacagacacaaaactgCAGACATACACCTTACAAGGACCTGTCCAAAAAGGTCACCTGACAGGTCATGtgatgacaaaagaaaaagaagaaacgcATAAAAAGATGAACCCTGTCGGTATAATCAATAGGCACAATCAACACTGTTAGAACAATCCATATAGAGgggtccctcgtttatcgcggggataCGTTCAAAAgataacccacaataaacaaaatccgcgaagtaagttttacaattattatacacgttttaaggccgtaaaacccctaaccacacacttttatacacccatttacacgcattttgtacagtactccctgaggtaatcaggatgcagaacacatgtgcggttctcccttagccaatttaggacgcagaacacaatgcacgttcatactgtgcagtacgctgtaaaaagaCACATTATTAATTCTTTAAGTGTAAttcaaaattacactaaaaaaatcagcaaaacagcgagtccgcgaaaagtgaaccacgtaatagcgagggacgactgtatttgATATAAACCAGAACAGAAACATCagttcaaaaacaacaacaacacacaaaaaaatgttacagaGCTCCATGGCACACCTATCTATCAGTACCTAGAGCAGTGTAGCTGGTGACTGAAACTAAGATTGCTTAAACATTGCACCGGACAACCCTAATGTGCACAAGATAAACAACTTGCACCTTAAAGCCTATGCCAACTTTGGGCAGGGTACACCGTGACAAGACGTACCACCATTTACACTCACAGCTACAGACAATTCAGAGGAACCTATGAagtacatgtctttggactgtgggaggaagccagagtacctgCAAACCTCACACAGAAAGTCCCCAGCCAAGGTTCGAACCTTGCTTCTTGCTGCGAGGTGCTGCCATAGGTGGTTATTTTATGTGAAATCTGCCAGAGTTAGTTAGTTAAAGCACTGGGTGACAACCTAACAACCCAATTCATGAAGCCAGCCCTATAGTTAAAtgtgaaagcaaacacacaaaaacagactcacatgtacacacacacaatcatcatattttcttatgtatatatatttttttttaggtagaACCATATGTTCCTTCCCCATTTTATGTCACCATTTTTACGGCATGCCTGTGAATATagttctgtgtttctgttacttgttatgctgctgcagtgaaagAAGTTCCCTTCTGGAATCAATAAAgtactatctatctatatctatctatctgcttGGAATCATATGCACAAATACTCCTTCTCATGTATACATGCAATATgtcaacatgcaaacacacacccctGAATCCTGAGACGCGTGTTCAACACAGCACATATAAAGTCAGACGTTTCCTGGTTGGTGTCTTTGTCTAAATGCATCGACTAAGGTAAGCACCACCTGCTGCACAGTCATACTGTCAATCTAAAATGTCATATGAGCCATTACAAACTGTGTTAATGAAATGTTTAGATCAGTCACAGCTGATACTGTATATCACTGGGTAGTCACCACTATTGATTCTGCACAAAATTCATTCGATTGTGTGTGCACAGAACTATTTGTGATGTTTCTTTTCAATGGATGTTAAATGTGGTTCATTTTTCCTGCTGTAgaacttttatgttttcagttcaCATTTCTAAAAACACTGTTCTGACAGAAATGTCCATTTTAAACCTACTGAGCATACAATTTAAAGATTCTTTGTTGGTAAACGTACTTTAACAAACTGaattattgacttttttttatggcaccaaaatgtgaaacaaactaaatatgTTGGACTATTTTAAAAATTTATGATATGAAgtacacattcacattcatcatTATACAGCGATAAACAGTTTTATGTTAAAGACTATAAAATTATGACTTTAGAAATTATGCAATAACCATGCACgattcattttgaaaaactCGGacattgtgtatttattattgctaACTTGGCCGTGCATTTCTTAGATGTCTAGTAGATTAGATTTATGAAGACACTGACATGCACACTTGGtattgtacagtacagttttattattatttatctgttgCATTCAGTTAAAATGTGAATTGGTAGTTATGGTGTCGACTTCAGCAGaagtgtttcttgtgttttttatgaataCAGATATGAAGATTGATAGAAATGTAGGATCAGTTTGTCTTGGATTTACTATCAAAGACTTTGCTGCACTTATtacattcattaattcattattcatatatatattatcatatattcatttattatttaaattgtaCGTTTTAAAGATTAGTGATAATTGGGCCTGTCTGTATTCAGCCCAGGTAGATTTGTTACTGTACACATTGTATTCActaatatttacataatattgtgttttcttttcttaattaaGGCTTTCAAGAGATGAACGTGTCATCTGTTAATGCGACAGGAATTGTTCGGTATGCAGACTCCTTCTCTAAAGCTGTGACCAAGaatgttattgttgtgtttatCGGGATCTCCATCAACTACATCAATGCGAGCCTCATTCACACCTTCAGCAAACACCAGGTCTGATACTCCTCTAATTTAAATTAAGATATTTGGTAGGAATCTTCTCTCTTTTGTTAAACCTTTCCTCTCCTTACATCTGTCCACCCTCCAGATATTATACACGAATCCTCGGTATATCCTTTTTGTTCATCTGATGCTCAACGACATGATCCAAGTGTCCCTGGCCGTCATCCTGTTTGTCATCAGCTACACCATCTACAGAATAAATGTCTCCGTCTGTTGTGTCTTCATCCTGCTCGCTCTTTTCACCACTGAAAACACTCCTCTGAACCTGGCCTGCATGGCGGTGGAGTGCTACATCGCCGTCTGCATGCCCCTTCGCCATGTAGAGATCTGCACCATCAAGAGAACGTTAATGTTGATTGGTTTAATCTGGACAACAACCATGCTTTCTGTTATTTCTGACCTCTTCATCACTTTTGCCACAGAGCCTCTGGACTTCTTTCATTCTCAAGTGTTCTGCCTCAGGGAAACTGCCTTCCCAAGTCCCCTCATCGTCGAGAAGAGGGTAATCACATATTCAGTGTTTCTAGTTATAGTTTGGTGCACTATCTTTTACACGTACTTCAGAATTCTCTTCACTGCAAAAACAGCGAgcaaagatgctaaaaaagcCAGAAACACCATCCTCCTCaatggtttccagctgctgctctgtatgGCAATATACGCAGCCCCCCAGTTATTAGATGCTCTGCAGAAGTGGTTCCCGAAGAATTTTACGGACTCTCTCTTTGCTTACTATATCGTTGTACAGGTCCTGCCACGATCTATTAGTCCCTTCATCTATGGAATACGAGACAACACTTTCAGGAGGTATTTAAAAAGATACCTTTTGTGTAAAGACTCCAAACCATAAGCAACCGTCTAAAACTTCAATGAGATGTTTGCAATGAGCGGCCTTGTTCGAGAGCATGTagatgttcattttaaaaaatgtaatttcccaACCCTGGTTC comes from the Larimichthys crocea isolate SSNF chromosome VI, L_crocea_2.0, whole genome shotgun sequence genome and includes:
- the LOC113744047 gene encoding odorant receptor 131-2 — its product is MNVSSVNATGIVRYADSFSKAVTKNVIVVFIGISINYINASLIHTFSKHQILYTNPRYILFVHLMLNDMIQVSLAVILFVISYTIYRINVSVCCVFILLALFTTENTPLNLACMAVECYIAVCMPLRHVEICTIKRTLMLIGLIWTTTMLSVISDLFITFATEPLDFFHSQVFCLRETAFPSPLIVEKRVITYSVFLVIVWCTIFYTYFRILFTAKTASKDAKKARNTILLNGFQLLLCMAIYAAPQLLDALQKWFPKNFTDSLFAYYIVVQVLPRSISPFIYGIRDNTFRRYLKRYLLCKDSKP